A stretch of Myxococcus hansupus DNA encodes these proteins:
- a CDS encoding ureidoglycolate lyase — MRPPVRAQPLTREAFAPFGDVIGLELAGGNSANQGTATRFDRVANLTGSRPEAKPNLAVFRSVAKTLPFEVRLLERHPCSTQMFVALACQRFLVVVCPEDARGEPDLDRLQAFVCGPGQGVNYRPGQWHHPIIALEGPADLLMLAWEDGSALDCEERPLPTPVLITRD; from the coding sequence ATGCGACCGCCCGTCCGGGCCCAGCCACTCACGCGGGAGGCCTTCGCACCCTTCGGGGACGTCATCGGGCTGGAGCTCGCCGGTGGCAACAGCGCCAACCAGGGCACGGCCACGCGCTTCGACCGGGTGGCGAACCTGACCGGCAGCCGGCCCGAGGCGAAGCCTAACCTCGCCGTGTTCCGCTCGGTGGCGAAGACGCTGCCCTTCGAGGTGCGCCTGCTGGAGCGCCACCCCTGCTCCACGCAGATGTTCGTGGCGCTCGCGTGTCAGCGCTTCCTGGTCGTCGTGTGTCCGGAGGATGCGCGAGGCGAGCCGGACCTGGACCGACTGCAAGCCTTCGTCTGTGGCCCGGGCCAGGGCGTGAACTACCGCCCCGGCCAGTGGCACCATCCCATCATCGCGCTGGAGGGACCCGCGGACCTGCTGATGCTGGCCTGGGAGGACGGGTCCGCCCTCGACTGCGAGGAGCGTCCCCTGCCCACGCCCGTGCTCATCACCCGCGACTGA
- the trxA gene encoding thioredoxin encodes MATTDITKANFKEIVSKEGIVLLDWWAEWCAPCRTFAPVFEQASSKNPDIVFGKLDTDKEVELAGAFAIRSIPTLMVFRDGIMLFEQAGALPANALDDLIRQVRALDMNEVRKQLVDRQAGEGASPQA; translated from the coding sequence ATGGCAACCACCGACATCACGAAAGCCAACTTCAAGGAAATCGTCTCGAAGGAGGGAATCGTCCTGCTCGACTGGTGGGCCGAGTGGTGCGCGCCGTGCCGCACCTTCGCGCCTGTCTTTGAACAGGCGAGCTCGAAGAACCCGGACATCGTCTTCGGGAAGCTCGACACCGACAAGGAGGTGGAGCTGGCGGGCGCGTTCGCCATCCGCTCCATCCCCACGCTGATGGTCTTCCGTGACGGCATCATGTTGTTCGAGCAGGCAGGCGCGCTGCCGGCCAACGCGCTCGATGACCTCATCCGCCAGGTGCGCGCGCTCGACATGAATGAGGTGCGCAAACAACTGGTGGACCGGCAGGCGGGGGAGGGGGCCTCGCCGCAGGCCTGA
- a CDS encoding fimbrial protein: MAKLECPKCGELLEVTGRSPGVLLTCACGNVARVPSRVWGLGLRGLAAALGLLLLCPCAGVLAAIAIPNYNKLTVRSKQRECKTNLRALFTAQRSHAAEHDAYAPGIVKTGFLPEPGNRYAYFMAAGPISPRDTRGAEVSADAVGIGVDRSMDDRIRPVTLEDLPPWVTRQLGVSGACPECQLTMACAGNIDVDDTLDVWLISTRELTDADGSRVPPGVPVNVVNDVNE; this comes from the coding sequence ATGGCGAAACTGGAGTGCCCGAAGTGCGGTGAGCTGCTCGAGGTGACGGGGCGTTCCCCGGGCGTCCTCCTCACCTGTGCCTGTGGGAACGTGGCCCGCGTGCCTTCGCGGGTGTGGGGGCTGGGGCTTCGTGGCCTGGCCGCGGCATTGGGGTTGTTGCTGCTCTGTCCCTGCGCCGGCGTCCTCGCCGCCATCGCCATCCCCAACTACAACAAGCTGACGGTGCGCTCCAAGCAGCGGGAGTGCAAGACGAACCTGAGGGCCCTCTTCACCGCGCAGCGCAGTCACGCCGCGGAACATGATGCCTACGCGCCTGGCATCGTCAAAACAGGCTTCCTGCCGGAGCCTGGCAATCGCTATGCGTATTTCATGGCCGCGGGTCCCATATCGCCCCGCGACACGCGGGGGGCGGAAGTCAGTGCGGACGCAGTGGGGATTGGCGTGGACCGGTCCATGGATGACCGCATCCGCCCCGTCACCTTGGAGGACCTGCCCCCGTGGGTCACCCGGCAACTGGGCGTTTCGGGGGCCTGCCCCGAATGCCAGCTCACCATGGCCTGCGCGGGGAACATCGACGTCGATGACACGCTGGATGTCTGGCTCATCTCCACGCGCGAGCTCACCGACGCGGATGGAAGCCGTGTTCCGCCCGGTGTCCCGGTGAATGTCGTGAACGACGTCAATGAGTGA
- a CDS encoding sigma 54-interacting transcriptional regulator yields the protein MMRRGPLRLKLLVLSGEQAGQSHALRPGVVRLGTSSTCDVILTDRVVSRQHLQLEVSEERVVATDLGSRNGSFFEGVRFTELEVRPGAVLTLGTVVLKVVPEDSRERVMPLSSRKRFGALVGGSVKMRELFTLLERVAAGGGDVLVQGETGTGKELCAEALHKEGARAEGPFIIVDIAGIPPSLMESELFGHVRGAFTGAQGERAGAFERAQGGTVFLDEVGELPLELQPRLLRVLERRQVKRVGANDYRTVDMRVVAATHVDLEQAVQQGRFRKDLYHRLAVLKVVPPPLRERADDLPLLIDAMLERMGRPPSALTEQTRALMAQYPWPGNVRELRNVVEQAVHLGEDTLPPMESPSGAVRVPTATPETELPFKEAKERLIEVFERDYLQGLITRCDRNISRAAREAGIARVYLRKLLTKHGMMLVDDDDSRD from the coding sequence ATGATGCGGCGGGGCCCTTTACGGCTGAAGCTGCTGGTGCTTTCCGGCGAGCAGGCGGGTCAGAGCCACGCGCTGCGCCCCGGCGTCGTCCGGCTCGGGACGTCGTCGACGTGCGACGTCATCTTGACGGACCGCGTCGTGTCCCGGCAGCACCTCCAACTGGAGGTGAGCGAGGAGCGGGTGGTGGCCACCGACCTGGGCTCGCGCAATGGCTCCTTCTTCGAAGGGGTGCGCTTCACCGAACTGGAGGTGCGCCCTGGCGCCGTGCTGACGCTGGGCACCGTCGTCCTCAAGGTGGTTCCGGAGGATTCGAGGGAGCGCGTCATGCCGCTGTCCTCGAGGAAGCGCTTCGGCGCCCTCGTGGGCGGCAGCGTGAAGATGCGCGAGCTGTTCACCCTCCTGGAGCGCGTGGCGGCGGGCGGCGGTGACGTGCTCGTCCAGGGCGAGACGGGAACGGGCAAGGAGCTGTGCGCGGAGGCCCTCCACAAGGAGGGCGCCCGGGCCGAGGGCCCCTTCATCATCGTGGACATCGCGGGGATTCCGCCGTCCCTGATGGAGTCGGAGCTGTTCGGGCACGTGCGGGGCGCCTTCACCGGAGCCCAGGGCGAGCGGGCGGGCGCCTTCGAGCGCGCGCAGGGCGGCACCGTCTTCCTGGACGAGGTGGGCGAGCTGCCGCTGGAGCTCCAGCCCCGGCTCCTCCGCGTGCTGGAGCGCCGTCAGGTGAAGCGCGTGGGCGCCAACGACTACCGCACGGTGGACATGCGCGTCGTGGCGGCCACGCACGTGGACCTGGAGCAGGCCGTCCAGCAGGGCCGGTTCCGCAAGGACCTCTATCACCGGCTCGCGGTGCTCAAGGTGGTGCCGCCACCGCTGAGGGAGCGGGCCGACGACTTGCCGCTGCTCATCGACGCCATGCTGGAGCGAATGGGCCGGCCTCCCAGCGCCCTGACCGAGCAGACCCGCGCGCTGATGGCCCAGTACCCATGGCCCGGCAATGTGCGTGAGCTGCGCAACGTGGTGGAGCAGGCCGTCCACCTGGGCGAGGACACCCTGCCCCCCATGGAGTCGCCCTCGGGCGCGGTGCGGGTGCCCACGGCGACGCCGGAGACGGAGCTGCCCTTCAAGGAAGCGAAGGAGCGGCTCATCGAGGTCTTCGAGCGGGACTACCTCCAGGGCCTCATCACCCGCTGCGACCGGAACATCTCCCGCGCCGCGCGGGAGGCCGGCATTGCCCGCGTCTACCTGCGCAAGCTGCTCACGAAGCACGGGATGATGCTCGTGGACGACGATGACTCACGCGACTGA
- a CDS encoding vWA domain-containing protein, producing MPPLPAFNNPEALWGLLLVPLLLWQAWRERRTRATLRFSAAHVFLQGGRGFRAYLLPLLPLLRVAAVTAAVLAIARPQVRDSRVRDLSVEGIDIVVALDLSTSMEAGDFRPQNRMHVAKEVLSEFISNRVNDRIGLVVFAGAAYTQAPLTLDYGVLKEVIKQLRTRVLEDGTAIGDALATSLNRLRDSEAKSRVVVLITDGDNNSGKISPMDSANMAQALKVPIYTILVGKGGKVPFPQGTDLFGNTVWRDTEIPINPELMQDIADRTGGEYYRATDPEQLREGLQKVLDSLERSKLMEGGASATYREDFHPFLLAAFGLAALELLLRASFLRVFP from the coding sequence ATGCCGCCGCTCCCCGCGTTCAATAACCCCGAGGCGCTCTGGGGGCTGCTGCTCGTGCCGCTGCTGCTCTGGCAGGCATGGCGGGAGCGGCGCACCCGCGCCACGCTGCGCTTCTCCGCGGCGCACGTCTTCCTGCAGGGAGGCCGGGGCTTTCGCGCGTACCTCTTGCCGCTGCTGCCTCTGCTGCGCGTGGCGGCGGTGACGGCCGCGGTGCTCGCCATCGCCCGGCCGCAGGTGCGTGACTCGCGCGTGCGGGACTTGTCGGTGGAAGGCATCGACATCGTGGTGGCGCTCGACCTGTCCACGTCGATGGAGGCCGGTGACTTCCGTCCGCAGAACCGCATGCACGTGGCCAAGGAGGTGCTGAGCGAGTTCATCTCCAACCGCGTGAATGACCGCATTGGCCTGGTGGTGTTCGCGGGCGCGGCCTACACGCAGGCGCCGCTCACGCTGGACTACGGCGTGCTGAAGGAAGTCATCAAGCAGCTCCGCACGCGCGTGCTGGAGGACGGCACGGCCATTGGCGACGCGCTGGCCACCTCGCTCAACCGCCTGCGGGACTCCGAGGCGAAGAGCCGCGTGGTGGTGCTCATCACCGACGGCGACAACAACTCCGGGAAGATTTCGCCCATGGACTCGGCGAACATGGCCCAGGCGCTGAAGGTGCCCATCTACACCATCCTGGTGGGCAAGGGCGGCAAGGTGCCCTTCCCGCAGGGCACGGACCTGTTCGGCAACACCGTGTGGCGCGACACGGAGATTCCCATCAACCCGGAGCTGATGCAGGACATCGCGGACCGGACCGGCGGTGAGTACTACCGCGCCACCGACCCCGAGCAGCTTCGCGAGGGCCTCCAGAAGGTGCTCGACTCGTTGGAGCGCTCGAAGCTGATGGAGGGTGGGGCCAGCGCGACGTACCGCGAGGACTTCCATCCCTTCCTCCTGGCCGCCTTCGGACTCGCCGCGCTGGAGCTGCTCCTGCGCGCCTCCTTCCTGAGGGTCTTCCCGTGA
- a CDS encoding helix-turn-helix transcriptional regulator — MRRADRLFEILQVLRRAKGPMTASSIAEQLETSQRTVYRDLAALMSRRVPIRGEAGVGYVLERGFDLPPLMLTPSEVEAVVLGAQWVAANADKTLSAAAGDVLAKVAAIVPKHLRELVDDPVVGIPPPSQRQPDGTVDVGRLREWSRKQLKLHIHYADAEGTMSQRTVWPFLVGYVTGVRVLIAWCELRRDFRYFRTERLLSVDFLDAPYPERRSALRRRWEAQRRPSKT; from the coding sequence ATGCGACGCGCTGACCGCTTGTTCGAGATTCTGCAGGTGCTGCGGCGGGCGAAGGGGCCGATGACGGCCAGTTCAATCGCCGAGCAGCTCGAGACGAGTCAACGCACGGTGTACCGGGACCTCGCGGCGTTGATGTCGCGTCGCGTGCCGATTCGCGGAGAAGCGGGGGTCGGCTACGTGCTCGAGCGCGGCTTCGACCTGCCGCCGCTGATGTTGACGCCGAGCGAGGTCGAGGCGGTGGTGCTCGGCGCGCAATGGGTGGCGGCCAACGCGGACAAGACGTTGTCGGCCGCGGCGGGAGATGTCCTGGCGAAGGTCGCCGCCATCGTTCCCAAGCACCTGCGCGAACTGGTCGACGACCCCGTGGTGGGCATTCCACCCCCAAGCCAGCGGCAGCCGGACGGAACTGTCGACGTGGGCCGACTGCGGGAGTGGTCGCGGAAGCAATTGAAGCTTCACATCCACTACGCCGACGCGGAAGGCACGATGAGCCAGCGCACGGTGTGGCCCTTTCTCGTGGGCTACGTGACCGGCGTCCGCGTGTTGATTGCGTGGTGTGAGCTGCGTCGGGACTTTCGATACTTCAGGACGGAGCGTTTGCTCAGCGTGGACTTCCTCGACGCGCCGTACCCGGAGCGCCGTTCCGCCTTGCGCCGGCGCTGGGAAGCCCAGCGGCGTCCGTCGAAGACGTAG
- a CDS encoding DUF58 domain-containing protein translates to MLPKDLIRRIRKLEIRTRKVVSDMLAGQYHSVFKGRGMAFSEVRQYQPGDEIRIIDWNVTARMDEAYVKVFTEERELTVMLVVDVSASKEFGSRERTKSEIAAEVAAQIAFSAIANNDRVGLILFSDRVEKVVPPRKGRTHVLRLVSDILTYQPAGKGTDLAVGLNYLTQVAKRKAVTFLVSDFQARDYEKPLKLVGRKHDLVPVVVADPLEEAFPRLGLVDMEDPETGERFVVDTSDPRVRGRFARAMQAARDERRKLFKKLELDHVELRAGDDHGKALANFFRARARRMAA, encoded by the coding sequence GTGCTTCCCAAGGACCTCATCCGCCGCATCCGCAAGCTGGAGATTCGCACCCGCAAGGTGGTCTCCGACATGCTTGCTGGCCAGTACCACTCGGTCTTCAAGGGCCGGGGCATGGCCTTTTCCGAGGTGCGCCAGTACCAGCCCGGTGACGAGATTCGCATCATCGACTGGAACGTCACCGCGCGCATGGACGAGGCCTACGTCAAGGTCTTCACCGAGGAGCGCGAGCTGACGGTGATGCTGGTGGTGGACGTCTCCGCGTCGAAGGAGTTCGGCTCGCGCGAGCGCACCAAGTCGGAGATCGCCGCGGAGGTCGCGGCGCAGATCGCCTTCAGCGCCATCGCCAACAACGACCGGGTGGGGCTCATCCTCTTCTCGGACCGGGTGGAGAAGGTGGTGCCGCCGCGCAAGGGCCGCACGCACGTGCTGCGGCTGGTGAGCGACATCCTCACGTACCAGCCCGCGGGCAAGGGCACGGACCTGGCGGTGGGGCTCAACTACCTGACGCAGGTGGCGAAGCGGAAGGCGGTGACGTTCCTCGTCTCCGACTTCCAGGCGCGCGACTACGAGAAGCCGCTGAAGCTGGTGGGGCGCAAGCACGACCTGGTGCCCGTCGTCGTGGCGGACCCGCTGGAAGAGGCGTTTCCGCGCCTGGGGCTGGTGGACATGGAGGACCCGGAGACGGGCGAGCGCTTCGTCGTCGACACCAGTGACCCGCGCGTGCGAGGCCGCTTCGCCCGGGCCATGCAGGCCGCGCGTGACGAGCGGCGCAAGCTGTTCAAGAAGCTGGAGCTGGACCACGTGGAGCTGCGCGCGGGCGACGACCACGGCAAGGCGCTCGCGAACTTCTTCCGCGCGCGGGCCCGGAGGATGGCGGCGTGA
- a CDS encoding AAA family ATPase, producing MNTDIRALTERVQQESSFVEVLNQETSKVIVGQRYMLERILIGLLCNGHVLLEGVPGLAKTLTVRTVADSLSATFMRIQFTPDLLPADVVGTMIYNQQAANFTVRKGPIFANIVLADEINRAPAKVQSALLEAMAERQVTIGDQSFGLPSPFLVLATQNPIEQEGTYPLPEAQVDRFMLKVKVGYPTRDEEKVIMDRMSGGSSPRAQRVIDLQHLVRARELVHHIYMDEKVKDYILNVVFATREPAKYGLKDLADYIQFGASPRATIALAQAARAHAFLRHRGFVTPEDVKAIAFDVLRHRVAMTYEAEAEDLTPEKIIQRVFDRVEVP from the coding sequence ATGAACACCGACATTCGCGCGCTCACCGAACGCGTGCAGCAGGAAAGCAGCTTCGTCGAGGTCCTCAACCAGGAAACCAGCAAGGTCATCGTCGGGCAGCGCTACATGCTGGAGCGCATCCTCATTGGCCTGCTGTGCAACGGACACGTGCTGCTGGAAGGCGTGCCCGGCCTCGCCAAGACGCTCACGGTGCGCACCGTCGCTGATTCGCTCAGCGCCACCTTCATGCGCATCCAGTTCACCCCGGACCTGCTGCCCGCGGACGTGGTGGGCACCATGATCTACAACCAGCAGGCGGCGAACTTCACCGTCCGCAAGGGCCCCATCTTCGCCAACATCGTGCTCGCGGACGAAATCAACCGCGCCCCGGCGAAGGTGCAATCCGCGCTCCTGGAGGCCATGGCCGAGCGCCAGGTCACCATCGGTGACCAGTCCTTCGGGCTGCCCTCGCCCTTCCTCGTGCTGGCCACGCAGAACCCCATCGAGCAGGAGGGCACCTACCCGCTGCCCGAGGCGCAGGTGGACCGCTTCATGCTCAAGGTGAAGGTGGGCTACCCGACGCGCGACGAAGAGAAGGTCATCATGGACCGGATGTCGGGTGGCTCCTCGCCGCGCGCGCAGCGGGTCATCGACCTGCAGCACCTGGTCCGCGCCCGCGAGCTCGTCCACCACATCTACATGGACGAGAAGGTGAAGGACTACATCCTCAACGTGGTGTTCGCCACGCGTGAGCCCGCCAAGTACGGCCTGAAGGATTTGGCGGACTACATCCAGTTCGGGGCCTCGCCTCGCGCCACCATCGCGCTGGCCCAGGCCGCGCGCGCGCACGCCTTCCTGCGCCACCGCGGCTTCGTCACGCCGGAGGACGTGAAGGCCATTGCCTTCGACGTGCTCCGCCACCGCGTGGCGATGACGTACGAGGCGGAGGCGGAGGACCTCACGCCGGAGAAGATCATCCAGCGCGTGTTCGACCGCGTCGAAGTCCCCTGA
- a CDS encoding alpha/beta fold hydrolase produces MKAPAVGPVEAALLAQLAPAVSATVHWLPGGGALRVLEAGTGPTVVLLHGRGGAASQWFAYLTALARSHRVLAVDLPGFGLSSPTEGPLATAEDGLAFFTAPVEALLARLAPGPVSVVGHSLGGLVALELALRARVPVERLALVDAMGLGPELTRKARLFFHAGPERLARSLGPWAWARMMPPPPTPLGQRLGALEYELLARPGASPEAPRAFNRLVPVTGAVFHREEKLDSVTAPVLLVWGEHEEVLPVSLAEQAARRLPNARLLRLDAGHSPHQERPERVLPELKAFLAGAPEA; encoded by the coding sequence ATGAAGGCCCCCGCCGTGGGGCCGGTGGAGGCCGCGCTGCTCGCCCAGTTGGCCCCGGCCGTCTCGGCGACGGTTCACTGGTTGCCGGGCGGAGGGGCCCTCCGGGTCCTGGAGGCGGGCACGGGCCCCACGGTGGTGCTGCTGCACGGGCGCGGCGGCGCGGCCTCCCAGTGGTTCGCCTATCTGACGGCGCTGGCCCGGAGCCACCGGGTGCTGGCGGTGGACCTGCCCGGCTTCGGCTTGTCGTCCCCCACCGAGGGCCCCCTGGCCACCGCCGAGGACGGGCTGGCCTTCTTCACCGCCCCCGTCGAGGCGCTGCTGGCCCGGCTCGCCCCCGGCCCGGTGTCCGTGGTGGGCCACTCGCTGGGCGGGCTGGTGGCGCTGGAGCTCGCGCTGCGCGCCCGGGTGCCCGTGGAGCGACTGGCCCTGGTGGACGCCATGGGCCTGGGGCCCGAGCTGACGCGCAAGGCCCGCCTCTTCTTCCACGCCGGACCGGAGCGCCTGGCTCGCTCCCTGGGCCCCTGGGCCTGGGCCCGGATGATGCCGCCCCCGCCAACGCCCCTGGGTCAGCGGCTGGGCGCCCTGGAGTACGAGCTGCTCGCCCGGCCGGGAGCCAGCCCCGAGGCCCCCCGGGCCTTCAACCGGCTCGTGCCCGTGACAGGCGCCGTCTTCCACCGCGAGGAGAAGCTCGATTCCGTGACGGCGCCGGTGCTCCTTGTCTGGGGTGAACACGAGGAGGTCCTGCCCGTCTCCCTCGCCGAGCAGGCGGCACGGCGCCTCCCCAACGCCCGGCTCCTGCGCCTGGACGCGGGCCACAGCCCCCACCAGGAGCGCCCGGAGCGCGTCCTCCCGGAGCTGAAGGCGTTCCTCGCCGGGGCCCCAGAAGCGTGA
- a CDS encoding DUF1761 domain-containing protein, with product MFTLSLNGFAVLLSAAAQGMLGAVWYMGVIPKPYALALGRTDLVGRKPEPLFIAGPQVCMLVVTLGNAMLLRALHIDAMPDALVFGALSGVGYIVATVFNVAINPNIPRPLLYGVINAPYFLVSNLVSCAILTAMA from the coding sequence ATGTTCACGCTTTCACTCAATGGGTTCGCGGTTCTTCTCTCGGCGGCGGCGCAGGGGATGCTCGGCGCGGTGTGGTACATGGGGGTCATCCCGAAGCCGTACGCGCTGGCGCTCGGGCGCACCGACCTCGTGGGCCGCAAGCCAGAGCCGCTCTTCATCGCGGGGCCCCAAGTGTGCATGCTCGTGGTGACGCTGGGGAACGCGATGCTGCTGCGTGCGCTTCACATCGACGCGATGCCGGATGCGCTCGTGTTCGGTGCCCTCAGCGGCGTCGGCTATATCGTCGCCACGGTGTTCAACGTGGCCATCAACCCGAACATCCCGCGGCCGCTCCTGTACGGCGTCATCAACGCGCCGTACTTCCTGGTCAGCAACCTCGTGAGCTGCGCTATCCTGACCGCGATGGCATAG
- a CDS encoding BatD family protein — translation MTRLLPLLMLCCALAASPSRAQAPAADAGVELAKPEGMSVRVAPQQVRIGDPFVYEVVITHPKDHRYELAVPQQTGDFEFLDQTRQRQDGPESATTTFRVRMSAFALGSVEVPALPFDVSTPEGPRRYTAPAQAVEVTSTLPPDADGQGADLFDYKPPEEVPIRSWRLVFIVLGALAAAALAWLLFRWWKNRPKHQVVVPRLPLDVRTRKALDALKAEDLPARGQVKEFYFRLSEIIRGYLGEQYAFEALECTSSELMASLRRMHTPGLPEDALMRFVSESDMVKYARAEASAESCRASLTFGYTLIDQTYVPPPPPQASDNAAAPRVQ, via the coding sequence GTGACGCGGCTTCTTCCTCTCCTGATGCTGTGCTGCGCGCTGGCCGCTTCCCCGTCCCGGGCGCAGGCCCCGGCGGCGGACGCGGGCGTCGAACTCGCCAAGCCGGAAGGCATGTCGGTGCGCGTGGCCCCCCAGCAGGTCCGCATTGGCGACCCCTTCGTCTACGAGGTGGTCATCACCCACCCGAAGGACCACCGCTACGAGCTGGCGGTGCCGCAGCAGACGGGCGACTTCGAGTTCCTGGACCAGACGCGCCAGCGCCAGGACGGGCCGGAGTCGGCCACCACGACGTTCCGGGTGCGGATGTCCGCGTTCGCGCTGGGCTCGGTGGAGGTGCCCGCGCTGCCGTTCGACGTGTCCACGCCAGAGGGCCCCAGGCGCTACACCGCCCCCGCGCAGGCGGTGGAGGTGACGTCCACGCTGCCGCCGGACGCGGACGGGCAGGGCGCGGACCTCTTCGACTACAAGCCGCCGGAGGAAGTCCCCATCCGCTCGTGGCGCCTGGTGTTCATCGTGCTGGGCGCGCTGGCCGCGGCGGCGCTCGCGTGGCTGCTGTTCCGGTGGTGGAAGAACCGGCCGAAGCACCAGGTGGTGGTGCCGCGCCTGCCGCTGGATGTGCGCACGCGCAAGGCGCTGGACGCGCTGAAGGCGGAGGACCTGCCGGCGCGTGGCCAGGTGAAGGAGTTCTATTTCCGGCTGTCGGAAATCATCCGAGGCTACCTGGGCGAGCAGTACGCCTTCGAGGCGCTGGAGTGCACCAGCTCCGAGCTGATGGCGTCGCTGCGCCGCATGCACACGCCGGGACTGCCGGAGGACGCGCTGATGCGCTTCGTGTCCGAGTCGGACATGGTGAAGTACGCGCGCGCGGAGGCTTCCGCCGAGTCCTGCCGCGCCTCGCTGACCTTCGGTTACACGCTCATCGACCAGACGTACGTTCCGCCACCGCCGCCCCAGGCTTCTGACAATGCCGCCGCTCCCCGCGTTCAATAA
- a CDS encoding VWA domain-containing protein, whose translation MTPVEPWRFTVLGYQAGLAQPLFLLMVLVGVALGLLALVGALRRRSRVRALLHERHAERFTPGVSAWRPATQGGLYGLGLALFGFALAQPQCGTKSELTKRRGIDVVVALDASKSMLARDVQPSRLERAKLELSTLLDELKGDRVGLVVFAGDAFIQSPLTSDYSAVKLFLRAVDPEVMPQGGTNVGSALRLSWQVLENADRGSKERVVVLLSDGEDLVGDVSEATEQLKDAGVQVLAVGVGSESGEPIPVFDRRGMFVDYKKDAAGETVISRLDRAGLTAVAEATGGAFYFQPRGVAMSQVVERIDQMQKSELESRVTVRYDERFQSYAIPGLALLALGMMLRPSARRRTSP comes from the coding sequence GTGACGCCCGTGGAACCCTGGCGCTTCACCGTGCTCGGCTATCAGGCGGGGCTCGCGCAGCCCCTGTTCCTGCTGATGGTGCTCGTGGGCGTGGCCCTGGGCCTGCTCGCGTTGGTGGGGGCGCTGCGGCGCCGCTCGCGCGTCCGCGCGCTGCTGCACGAACGTCACGCGGAGCGCTTCACGCCCGGCGTGTCGGCGTGGCGTCCGGCGACGCAGGGCGGGCTCTACGGCCTGGGCCTGGCGCTCTTCGGCTTCGCGCTGGCGCAGCCGCAGTGTGGCACCAAGAGCGAGCTGACGAAGCGGCGCGGCATCGACGTGGTGGTGGCGCTGGACGCCTCCAAGTCCATGCTGGCGCGCGACGTCCAGCCCAGCCGGTTGGAGCGCGCGAAGCTGGAGCTGTCCACGCTGCTGGACGAGCTGAAGGGGGACCGGGTGGGCCTGGTGGTGTTCGCGGGAGACGCGTTCATCCAGTCCCCGCTCACGTCGGACTACTCGGCGGTGAAGCTGTTCCTGCGCGCGGTGGATCCGGAGGTGATGCCACAGGGTGGCACCAACGTGGGCTCGGCGCTGCGGCTGTCCTGGCAGGTGCTGGAGAACGCGGACCGCGGCTCGAAGGAGCGCGTGGTGGTGCTGCTGTCGGACGGCGAGGACCTGGTCGGCGACGTGTCCGAGGCCACCGAGCAGTTGAAGGACGCGGGCGTGCAGGTGCTGGCGGTGGGCGTGGGCTCCGAGTCCGGTGAGCCCATCCCCGTCTTCGACCGGCGCGGCATGTTCGTGGACTACAAGAAGGACGCGGCGGGGGAGACGGTGATTTCGCGCCTGGACCGGGCGGGCCTGACGGCCGTCGCCGAGGCCACGGGAGGCGCCTTCTATTTCCAGCCGCGCGGCGTGGCCATGTCGCAGGTGGTGGAGCGCATCGACCAGATGCAGAAGAGTGAGCTGGAGAGCCGGGTGACGGTCCGCTACGACGAGCGCTTCCAGTCGTACGCCATCCCGGGGCTGGCCTTGCTGGCGCTGGGCATGATGCTGCGGCCCTCCGCGCGCCGGAGGACGTCGCCATGA